A genomic stretch from Algoriphagus halophilus includes:
- the trmB gene encoding tRNA (guanosine(46)-N7)-methyltransferase TrmB, whose amino-acid sequence MSRKKLVRFKENEENPNVIQDGKAIFESIKGNWNEVQFKNTNPIVVELACGRGEFTVGLGRVFRDQNFIGVDIKGSRIWKGSSTATAEGIHNVAFLRTQIELLDRFFAEGEISELWITFPDPFPRDGDEKRRLTSPRFLDMYKPLLKKGGTVHFKTDNTGLFDYSLALFQEREDINLLGFTHDFYESEWKDDHLGIQTRYEKMFSEKGEKIKYLKFQFKD is encoded by the coding sequence ATGAGCAGAAAAAAACTTGTTCGCTTCAAAGAAAATGAAGAGAACCCAAACGTAATCCAAGATGGAAAAGCAATTTTTGAATCCATCAAAGGAAATTGGAACGAGGTTCAGTTTAAAAATACAAATCCTATTGTGGTAGAATTAGCCTGTGGAAGAGGTGAATTTACTGTGGGCCTGGGAAGAGTATTTAGAGATCAAAACTTTATAGGGGTAGATATCAAAGGAAGCAGAATCTGGAAAGGAAGTTCTACCGCTACAGCAGAAGGAATTCATAATGTGGCATTTCTGCGAACTCAAATTGAGCTGTTGGATAGATTTTTTGCAGAAGGTGAGATTTCTGAACTTTGGATCACATTTCCTGATCCCTTTCCCAGAGATGGGGATGAAAAAAGAAGATTAACCTCCCCTAGATTTCTGGATATGTACAAACCCCTATTGAAAAAAGGAGGGACTGTTCATTTTAAAACCGATAACACAGGCTTGTTTGATTACTCTTTAGCCCTTTTTCAAGAAAGGGAAGACATCAACCTCTTAGGTTTTACCCACGATTTCTATGAATCCGAATGGAAAGATGATCATTTGGGGATACAAACCCGCTATGAGAAGATGTTTTCAGAAAAAGGAGAAAAGATCAAATACTTAAAATTCCAATTTAAGGATTAG
- a CDS encoding SDR family NAD(P)-dependent oxidoreductase: MDLSKVFSLDGKVALITGASKGIGLTIAEFFAAAGAKVVLSSRKQDKLDEEAARLKGKGYEATGIACNVGNMEELPLLVDKTVAIYGQLDILVNNAGTNPVFGPIHETSLEAFDKIMDVNVKAAFALCNLCFPHLRKSSSGSVINISSIGAISPEPGLGVYSISKAALVSLTKVFAREWGDSKIRVNAICPGIIQTKFSEALWSNEKIMAYMLKQLAIKRLGTTDEIAALALFLAAPGSSYTTGSIITADGGFTI, from the coding sequence TATCTAAGGTTTTTTCTCTGGATGGAAAAGTCGCTTTAATTACCGGGGCTAGTAAAGGAATAGGCCTGACTATTGCCGAATTTTTTGCTGCTGCGGGTGCAAAAGTGGTGTTGAGTAGCAGGAAGCAGGATAAATTAGATGAAGAGGCTGCGCGATTGAAAGGGAAAGGATACGAAGCAACAGGCATTGCTTGTAATGTGGGAAATATGGAAGAGCTTCCATTACTGGTAGATAAAACCGTAGCCATTTATGGTCAATTGGATATTTTGGTAAACAATGCTGGAACCAACCCGGTTTTTGGTCCCATCCATGAAACGAGTTTAGAAGCTTTTGACAAAATCATGGATGTGAATGTCAAAGCAGCTTTTGCACTTTGTAACCTTTGCTTCCCCCATCTTAGAAAATCCTCATCCGGATCAGTAATCAATATTAGTTCCATTGGAGCTATTTCACCAGAACCGGGCTTGGGAGTATATAGCATCAGTAAAGCCGCATTGGTATCCTTGACCAAGGTATTTGCCAGGGAATGGGGAGATTCCAAGATTCGGGTGAATGCCATCTGTCCAGGCATCATACAGACGAAGTTTTCTGAAGCACTTTGGAGCAATGAAAAAATAATGGCATATATGCTGAAACAATTGGCTATCAAAAGACTGGGGACAACAGATGAGATTGCAGCTTTAGCCTTATTCCTCGCCGCTCCAGGCTCTTCTTATACCACAGGTTCCATCATTACTGCCGATGGAGGCTTTACCATTTAA